A section of the Anabaena cylindrica PCC 7122 genome encodes:
- a CDS encoding chlorophyll a/b-binding protein translates to MRTSGAIKDDQGKMNNFAVEPKVYIDEQGNRTGFTKYSELLNGRLAMIGFISLIALEVFTGHGVFGLLSSL, encoded by the coding sequence ATGCGTACAAGCGGTGCTATTAAAGACGACCAAGGCAAAATGAATAACTTTGCGGTTGAACCAAAGGTATACATAGACGAGCAGGGCAATAGAACAGGATTTACCAAATATTCAGAACTACTCAATGGTCGGTTGGCCATGATCGGTTTTATATCTTTGATAGCATTAGAAGTATTCACAGGACATGGTGTATTCGGCCTTTTGTCCAGCCTCTAA
- a CDS encoding thioredoxin family protein, with protein sequence MVLTASTMLQLGTKAPDFHLSEVVSGETISLTNFANKKALLVMFICQHCPFVKHIQKELAQLGQDYFNSNLGIVAISANDAENYPNDAPESLKVMATELGFKFPFCYDETQATAKAYTAACTPDFFLFDSENKLVYRGQLDDSRPSNNKPVTGADLRAAIEAVLADQPVSSEQKPSVGCNIKWKAGNEPNYH encoded by the coding sequence ATGGTTTTAACTGCTTCAACAATGTTACAACTAGGAACTAAAGCACCAGATTTTCATCTATCAGAAGTAGTATCTGGGGAAACAATTTCACTGACTAACTTTGCTAACAAAAAAGCATTGCTAGTCATGTTTATTTGTCAGCATTGTCCATTTGTAAAGCATATACAAAAAGAGTTGGCGCAATTAGGACAAGATTACTTCAACAGTAATTTAGGTATTGTTGCTATTAGTGCCAATGACGCTGAAAATTACCCCAATGATGCACCAGAATCATTGAAAGTAATGGCTACCGAACTGGGATTTAAGTTTCCATTCTGCTACGACGAAACACAAGCAACAGCAAAAGCTTATACAGCAGCTTGTACACCAGATTTTTTTCTATTTGATAGTGAAAATAAACTAGTTTATCGGGGACAATTGGATGATAGTCGTCCCAGTAATAACAAACCGGTAACAGGTGCAGATTTACGAGCAGCTATTGAAGCAGTTTTGGCTGATCAACCAGTTTCAAGTGAACAAAAGCCAAGCGTGGGTTGCAATATTAAATGGAAAGCTGGAAATGAACCTAATTATCATTGA
- the aroA gene encoding 3-phosphoshikimate 1-carboxyvinyltransferase, whose amino-acid sequence MSAAVITVENQENAAHKLIIQRSPSMLSLQGSIRVPGDKSISHRALMLGAIAEGETQIEGLLLGEDPRSTASCFRLLGAEISELNTEFVRVKGIGLGNFQEPVDVLNAGNSGTTIRLMLGLLASHPGRFFTVTGDDSLRSRPMSRVVKPLQQMTAQIWGRKGNSLAPLAIQGQALKPIHYHSPIASAQVKSCILLAGLNTEGKTTVTEPALSRDHSERMLRAFGAELSIDPETHSVTVMGNAKLYGQKVVVPGDISSAAFWLVAGSIVPGSDLLVENVGVNPTRTGILAALAMMGADIQLENQREVAGEPVADLRVRSSRLKSCTIEGDIIPRLIDEIPILAVAAVFAEGTTIIRDAAELRVKESDRITVMAQQLNQMGAKITELPDGMEIIGGTPLVGTDVDSHTDHRIAMSLAIASLNATGTTTIHRAEAAAISYPNFTNTLVEVCR is encoded by the coding sequence ATGTCGGCTGCTGTTATAACCGTAGAAAATCAAGAAAACGCTGCTCATAAGTTAATTATTCAGCGTTCCCCTTCAATGCTGTCCCTCCAGGGTAGTATTCGGGTTCCTGGGGATAAGTCAATTTCCCACCGCGCTCTTATGTTGGGTGCGATCGCAGAAGGTGAAACCCAGATTGAAGGACTCCTGTTGGGAGAAGACCCCCGCAGCACTGCTAGCTGTTTTCGATTGCTAGGTGCAGAAATTTCGGAATTAAATACAGAGTTTGTCCGGGTAAAAGGTATTGGTTTGGGCAATTTTCAAGAACCTGTTGATGTGTTGAATGCGGGTAACTCTGGGACAACCATCAGATTGATGTTAGGGCTGTTAGCTTCCCATCCAGGGCGTTTTTTTACGGTTACAGGTGACGATTCCTTGCGATCGCGTCCTATGTCCCGTGTTGTCAAACCTTTGCAACAAATGACCGCACAAATCTGGGGACGCAAAGGTAACTCTTTAGCACCTTTAGCGATTCAAGGACAAGCACTCAAACCCATTCACTATCATTCTCCCATTGCTTCGGCTCAAGTTAAATCCTGTATTCTCCTGGCAGGTTTAAACACCGAGGGTAAAACTACCGTCACCGAACCGGCTTTATCACGGGATCACAGTGAGCGAATGTTAAGGGCTTTTGGGGCAGAATTAAGTATAGACCCGGAAACCCACAGTGTGACTGTGATGGGTAATGCTAAATTATACGGTCAAAAAGTTGTTGTTCCCGGTGATATTAGTTCAGCAGCCTTTTGGTTAGTTGCTGGATCTATTGTTCCCGGTTCAGATTTACTGGTGGAAAATGTCGGTGTGAACCCCACGCGCACAGGGATTTTAGCAGCTTTAGCCATGATGGGAGCAGATATCCAGCTAGAAAATCAGCGCGAAGTAGCTGGGGAACCGGTTGCTGATTTGCGGGTGCGTTCGAGTCGGTTAAAAAGCTGCACCATTGAGGGAGATATTATACCGAGATTAATTGATGAAATTCCCATTTTGGCAGTAGCTGCGGTTTTTGCTGAAGGGACAACCATTATTAGGGATGCAGCCGAGTTGCGAGTCAAAGAGAGCGATCGCATTACTGTGATGGCGCAACAACTCAATCAAATGGGCGCTAAAATTACCGAATTACCCGATGGGATGGAAATTATTGGTGGTACTCCCCTAGTGGGAACTGACGTAGATAGCCATACAGATCATCGTATAGCTATGAGTTTAGCGATCGCATCTCTCAACGCCACTGGTACAACCACCATTCACCGTGCCGAAGCTGCTGCTATTTCCTATCCCAACTTTACCAACACCCTTGTAGAAGTTTGTCGATAA
- a CDS encoding ureidoglycolate lyase: MSTSQTLQQLNAKWITPENFQRYGQLIFPSGDGKAFDAEDAQLNLQNGIPRFYIMRLSKNGHKFHKITRHIQCTQCLGSLEGKDWLMGVCPPDNAINEPVLAELAAFRIPGNCFIKLEVGTWHAGPYFEHEFVDFYNLELSDTNVVDHFTHDFLKSHQLQFEMIYSRIQESGVRSQE; this comes from the coding sequence ATGAGTACATCCCAAACATTACAACAGTTAAATGCAAAATGGATAACACCAGAAAATTTTCAACGTTATGGACAATTGATATTTCCTAGTGGAGACGGAAAAGCTTTTGATGCTGAGGATGCACAGTTAAATCTGCAAAATGGCATTCCTCGCTTTTATATTATGCGATTGTCTAAAAATGGGCATAAGTTCCACAAAATTACTCGTCATATTCAATGTACTCAATGTTTAGGTTCTTTGGAAGGAAAAGATTGGTTAATGGGAGTTTGTCCACCTGATAATGCAATTAATGAACCTGTGTTAGCAGAACTTGCTGCTTTCCGTATTCCGGGAAATTGTTTTATTAAGTTAGAAGTGGGAACTTGGCACGCAGGGCCATATTTTGAACATGAGTTTGTGGATTTTTATAATTTAGAGTTGAGTGATACAAATGTTGTAGATCATTTCACTCATGATTTTCTCAAAAGTCATCAATTACAGTTTGAAATGATTTACAGCAGAATTCAGGAGTCAGGAGTCAGGAGTCAGGAGTAA
- a CDS encoding acyl--CoA ligase codes for MNLFNLLTKENNHSALITPDGSIITYQQLRDNITELTSQLHSFGLKKGDRIAIAMTNGVPMAITFLASALCGTAAPLNPKYKQEEFAFYYEDTQAKALITLSETPEAAIAAVTSDMMLINAKINNNGTLNFELVKPTSTATINSEPPNADDIAMILHTSGTTSRPKRVPIRHRNLIASANNIISAYSLTSTDITLCLMPLFHIHGLIGCLLATLASGGTLICPHGFNALEFWKLVETYKPTWYSAAPTMHQTILARAIRNQEIVKRNPFRFIRSSSASLAPVIIEQMEKTLNSPVLESYSMTEAAHLMTTNPLPPKIRKPGTVGYGFNVDVRIMDDEGNLLNQGSLGEVVVKGANVIDGYENNPDANATAFVNGWFRTGDQGIIDADGYLRLTGRIKELINRGGEKISPLEVDNVLLRHPAVAEALAFAIPHNSLGEEIHAAVVLKLEVSEKELKQHCSNTLADFKVPKQIHILEALPRGATGKLQRLSMAKLLNIG; via the coding sequence ATGAATTTATTTAATCTTTTAACAAAAGAAAACAATCATTCAGCCTTAATCACTCCTGATGGATCTATAATTACTTATCAGCAGTTACGTGACAATATAACTGAGTTAACATCTCAACTGCATAGCTTTGGGTTAAAAAAAGGAGATCGTATCGCCATCGCCATGACTAATGGTGTCCCAATGGCTATTACTTTTTTAGCATCCGCTTTATGTGGAACTGCTGCACCATTAAATCCTAAATATAAACAAGAAGAATTTGCTTTTTATTACGAAGATACTCAAGCTAAAGCATTAATTACATTATCGGAAACTCCAGAAGCAGCAATAGCAGCAGTTACATCCGATATGATGTTAATTAATGCCAAAATCAATAATAACGGAACTTTAAACTTTGAATTAGTTAAACCAACATCGACAGCAACAATAAATTCTGAACCTCCTAATGCTGATGATATAGCGATGATTTTACATACTAGTGGTACTACCAGCCGTCCTAAACGTGTACCTATTCGTCATCGTAACTTAATCGCTTCCGCCAATAATATAATTTCTGCTTATTCGCTCACATCTACTGATATTACACTTTGTTTAATGCCACTTTTCCATATTCATGGATTGATAGGATGTTTATTAGCAACCCTCGCATCAGGAGGGACTTTAATTTGTCCTCATGGTTTTAATGCTTTGGAATTTTGGAAACTGGTAGAAACCTACAAACCCACTTGGTATTCCGCTGCCCCTACCATGCATCAAACAATTCTAGCACGGGCAATTCGTAATCAAGAAATTGTTAAAAGGAACCCCTTTCGTTTCATTCGTTCTAGTAGTGCATCTTTAGCACCAGTTATCATTGAACAAATGGAGAAAACTTTAAATTCTCCCGTTTTAGAATCTTACAGTATGACAGAAGCTGCCCACTTAATGACAACAAATCCCTTACCACCAAAAATTCGTAAACCGGGAACTGTGGGTTATGGTTTTAATGTAGATGTGCGAATTATGGATGATGAAGGTAATTTGTTAAATCAAGGTAGTTTGGGTGAAGTAGTAGTAAAGGGTGCAAATGTGATTGATGGTTATGAAAATAACCCAGATGCTAACGCGACTGCTTTTGTAAATGGTTGGTTTCGTACCGGAGATCAAGGAATAATAGATGCTGATGGATATCTGCGTTTAACTGGGAGAATTAAGGAATTAATTAACCGGGGTGGGGAAAAAATTTCACCTTTAGAAGTAGATAATGTTTTATTACGTCATCCTGCTGTTGCTGAAGCTTTAGCTTTTGCTATACCTCACAACAGTTTAGGTGAAGAAATTCATGCTGCTGTTGTTCTAAAATTAGAAGTTAGTGAAAAGGAACTTAAGCAACACTGCTCAAATACATTAGCAGATTTTAAAGTACCTAAACAAATTCACATTTTAGAAGCTTTACCTCGTGGTGCTACGGGTAAATTACAGCGTTTATCAATGGCGAAATTGTTGAATATTGGATAA